In one window of Pseudobdellovibrionaceae bacterium DNA:
- a CDS encoding integrase encodes MDRGAVNQYLTLLRQSYQVTSYQEKQKIIDVVGLNFGWHRKSVIRALNRPDSERKSHPGRKRKYSAGAIIHLKKVWLKMDQMCSKRMRAALPRWLKDYNHCSDAIKEELMSMGASTIDRYLRSYKAQLKRKNNTGTRPGSDYFKNRIPIKPLDHNVHEAGVVEADTVAHCGDSLSGVFAWSLTLTDVKTGWTEVRAQWGKSGIGVVNGITNIEENLPFKIKEFCCDNGSEFLNHQLLNYMSQLGQAHKIKRGRPYRKNDQCHVEQKNYTHVRQLFGYHRIDQKELIELMNDIYANEWSQLQNYFMPQMKLIRKTRIGSKYKREYSKPMTPYDRIMAEPTISSEVKARLKRQYDNLNPFALKEALDRKVNRFFKLVNFKPIRNAS; translated from the coding sequence ATGGATCGCGGAGCTGTAAATCAATATTTAACACTTTTGAGACAGAGTTACCAAGTTACTTCTTACCAAGAAAAGCAAAAAATTATTGATGTGGTTGGTCTTAATTTTGGTTGGCATAGAAAATCTGTGATTAGGGCTTTGAATCGGCCTGATAGTGAACGAAAGAGCCACCCTGGTCGAAAGCGGAAGTACTCAGCGGGAGCCATAATCCATCTGAAAAAGGTATGGCTGAAGATGGATCAAATGTGTTCTAAACGGATGCGGGCGGCACTGCCACGGTGGTTAAAAGATTATAACCACTGCAGCGATGCGATAAAGGAAGAATTGATGAGCATGGGGGCAAGTACGATAGACCGCTACTTGCGAAGCTACAAAGCTCAACTTAAGCGAAAAAACAATACTGGCACGAGGCCTGGCAGTGACTACTTTAAAAACAGGATCCCGATTAAGCCGCTGGATCACAACGTCCATGAAGCTGGGGTCGTTGAGGCGGATACAGTCGCTCATTGTGGCGACTCGTTAAGTGGAGTCTTTGCCTGGAGTCTGACCTTAACAGATGTTAAGACGGGTTGGACAGAAGTGCGAGCCCAATGGGGTAAGTCAGGCATAGGAGTGGTCAACGGTATTACAAATATCGAAGAAAATCTTCCGTTCAAAATTAAAGAATTTTGCTGCGACAATGGTTCTGAGTTCTTGAATCACCAGCTGCTCAACTATATGTCTCAACTTGGCCAGGCACACAAGATAAAGCGTGGTCGTCCATACCGCAAGAACGATCAGTGCCATGTTGAGCAGAAGAACTACACTCATGTACGGCAGCTTTTTGGTTACCATAGAATAGACCAAAAAGAACTCATAGAGTTAATGAACGACATTTACGCTAATGAGTGGTCACAGTTGCAAAACTATTTTATGCCGCAGATGAAGTTAATCAGAAAGACAAGAATAGGTTCAAAGTACAAGCGAGAATACTCAAAACCAATGACACCCTATGACCGAATCATGGCTGAACCAACCATATCCTCAGAAGTGAAAGCTCGTCTAAAGCGGCAATACGACAACCTCAATCCCTTTGCGTTAAAGGAAGCTCTCGACAGAAAGGTCAATCGTTTCTTCAAGCTAGTGAACTTCAAACCCATAAGGAACGCATCATGA
- a CDS encoding ISNCY family transposase encodes MGAKRLRLTGAEVKKFRVIKDVMDKRMRQKEAAEVLGLSTRQVRRLEDLVRLQGAKGVVHGLVGRTSNNAISPEKVERVKSLWVNQYQKANLNFTHFTEKLNEVEGIKISVESVRKILRSGNLTDKKMHRPRKHRKERPRRESAGELLQQDTSPHDWLGTGQELQLIVIVDDATSDPLYAQFFEHDGTMPNFKALEHVFRTYGLPMAIYTDKASWFHYSGQGVKVGTHKSYFEDPKEDKKVLTQIGRALDELGVEFIAAHSAPAKGRVERMNRTFQDRLISELRLRKIKNIDVANVFIEDVFLPDFRKRFRKAPKSPRKAFVELFDPKCLRNILCAKYTSTVRPDNIIARKGLYKIQLLPAAHRANWAKAKVEVSIHTDGTLSVVHEKTREAIPHEVIECKKLTEFKNGSKRNTHNVSD; translated from the coding sequence ATGGGTGCTAAACGGCTTAGATTAACGGGGGCAGAGGTGAAAAAATTCAGAGTGATAAAAGACGTGATGGATAAACGCATGCGTCAGAAAGAAGCCGCAGAGGTATTGGGGTTGTCAACAAGGCAGGTACGACGCCTTGAAGACCTCGTACGTCTTCAAGGCGCCAAAGGTGTTGTGCACGGTCTTGTCGGTCGTACAAGCAACAACGCTATATCTCCAGAGAAGGTGGAGAGGGTCAAGTCTTTGTGGGTAAATCAGTACCAGAAAGCAAATCTTAACTTCACTCACTTTACTGAGAAGCTCAATGAAGTGGAGGGAATAAAGATCAGCGTTGAGTCGGTGCGAAAAATACTGCGCAGTGGAAACCTCACTGACAAGAAAATGCATCGTCCCAGGAAGCACCGCAAAGAGCGCCCGAGACGTGAGAGTGCCGGCGAGCTTTTGCAACAAGACACATCACCGCACGACTGGCTGGGCACAGGGCAGGAGCTACAACTAATCGTGATTGTCGATGATGCCACCTCAGACCCGCTCTATGCACAGTTCTTTGAGCATGACGGGACTATGCCTAACTTCAAGGCCCTCGAACATGTGTTTAGAACTTATGGCCTTCCTATGGCCATCTACACGGACAAGGCCAGTTGGTTCCACTACTCAGGACAAGGAGTGAAGGTAGGTACTCACAAGTCGTACTTCGAAGATCCAAAGGAAGACAAAAAAGTCCTCACCCAAATCGGCAGAGCCCTTGATGAGCTGGGAGTCGAGTTCATAGCAGCACACTCGGCCCCCGCTAAGGGTCGCGTTGAGAGAATGAACAGGACTTTTCAAGATCGACTGATCTCAGAGCTCAGGCTTCGAAAAATAAAAAACATCGACGTTGCAAACGTATTTATCGAAGACGTGTTTTTACCTGACTTCAGGAAGCGCTTCAGGAAGGCGCCTAAAAGCCCCAGGAAAGCCTTTGTAGAGCTCTTTGACCCCAAGTGCTTACGGAACATCCTCTGCGCTAAATACACAAGTACAGTACGGCCAGATAACATCATTGCTCGAAAGGGCCTTTATAAAATCCAACTCCTGCCAGCCGCTCACAGAGCCAACTGGGCAAAGGCAAAAGTGGAGGTCAGCATCCACACCGATGGCACCTTGAGCGTGGTTCACGAAAAAACCAGAGAGGCAATCCCACATGAGGTGATTGAGTGTAAAAAACTAACAGAATTTAAGAATGGCTCAAAACGAAACACGCACAATGTGTCAGACTGA
- the pruA gene encoding L-glutamate gamma-semialdehyde dehydrogenase has translation MSSPEHTHLFESKVLEKGQLIFSKMGEQSGPSIFNSDWWYGRIMDWSMKNVEFKTNMFRFVDVFPYLNSGAEVTRHLKEYFAENGGELPPVFNFGMGVSSLAPGLLSRAIKKNIVQMAKMFITGETPEEALPKLKKARKQNLCFTADLLGEATLSEKEALEYQTRYRELLVGLVKDAKSWSHHSLLDEDDRGPIPKVNVSVKLTSLYSQINAKAWDETVNTLADRLRPLLLLAKENFVFVNVDMEQYDHKDLTLAVFKKLLLEPELRDYPHFGIVIQAYLRDSLADLHELATFAKERGTAVTVRLVKGAYWDFETIHAEQQGWPIPVYTNKKESDKNFEDCAQFAINNIQHVRLAIGSHNVRSISAALIMAEEAGLSKNAIEVQMLYGMADSIKKTLANEGYRVREYATIGELIPGMAYLVRRLLENTSNESFLRSKFSENIPTEKLMQNPGLGLEPSSNQPKTLSRAFHNNPFTDFAIHSERQKMETALRDVQSTMGQTHPLVIDHKNINTERTIDRYNPSHPDQLVGRICLASNEHADLSVTSARTAFTAWKKASVNTRTQVLKNLADILERDRYTLAATQVIECGKPWSEADGDIAEAIDFCRYYAAEMLRIAKGDRTGSVPGESNWLHYQPIGVTLVIAPWNFPLAILTGMVTAAVVTGNTVIMKPAEQSSVTASLLMSALKEAGCPAGVVNYLPGIGEEVGEYLTGHKDVDLIAFTGSKAVGLHIVNKAGQIVLGQRHVKRCIIEMGGKNAIILDSDADLDEAIHGVVYSAFGFQGQKCSACSRVIVLESIYDRFVERLVEAVKSIRVLPADNPAAFMGPVIDEEAQRKILGIIEESKATATLAYQGDVPKEGFFVPPTVFTDVDPHSSLAQEEIFGPVLAVIKVKDLETALQVANDVEYGLTGGVYSRSPANIELVKEEFNVGNLYINRGITGALVQRHPFGGFKMSGLGSKTGSPDYLLHFMHPRNICENTMRRGFAPDA, from the coding sequence ATGTCATCACCAGAACACACTCATTTATTTGAAAGTAAGGTCCTTGAAAAAGGCCAACTGATTTTTTCAAAAATGGGCGAGCAATCAGGGCCCTCCATATTCAATAGCGACTGGTGGTACGGCCGCATTATGGATTGGTCCATGAAGAATGTGGAATTTAAGACCAACATGTTTCGATTTGTCGATGTGTTTCCCTACCTCAATTCAGGCGCCGAGGTCACAAGACATTTAAAAGAATACTTTGCCGAAAATGGCGGAGAACTTCCACCCGTGTTTAATTTTGGAATGGGCGTCAGCTCACTGGCCCCAGGGTTACTATCAAGGGCCATCAAAAAGAACATTGTCCAAATGGCAAAAATGTTTATCACTGGAGAAACTCCTGAAGAAGCCTTGCCTAAATTAAAAAAGGCCCGAAAACAAAACTTATGTTTCACAGCCGATCTCTTGGGAGAAGCGACTCTTTCTGAAAAAGAAGCTCTTGAATATCAAACGCGCTATCGGGAGCTACTTGTTGGCTTGGTCAAAGATGCGAAAAGCTGGTCGCATCACTCACTTCTTGACGAAGATGATCGCGGCCCCATACCAAAAGTGAATGTGTCAGTGAAGCTGACTTCGTTGTATTCACAAATCAACGCCAAGGCCTGGGATGAAACTGTTAACACTCTCGCTGATCGCCTGCGCCCGTTGCTCCTTTTGGCCAAAGAGAATTTTGTTTTCGTCAATGTGGACATGGAACAATATGATCATAAAGACCTGACCCTTGCCGTATTCAAGAAATTGCTCCTTGAACCTGAACTTCGAGACTACCCGCATTTTGGAATTGTTATTCAAGCCTACCTACGAGACTCCCTTGCCGACCTGCATGAGCTTGCCACATTTGCTAAAGAGCGCGGCACAGCAGTAACTGTACGCCTAGTTAAAGGCGCCTACTGGGATTTTGAGACTATCCACGCCGAACAACAGGGTTGGCCCATTCCTGTTTACACAAATAAAAAAGAATCTGATAAAAATTTTGAAGATTGTGCGCAGTTTGCTATCAACAATATTCAACATGTGCGGCTGGCCATTGGTTCACATAATGTTCGCTCTATTTCTGCCGCTTTAATTATGGCCGAAGAAGCGGGCCTTTCGAAAAATGCCATTGAGGTTCAAATGCTCTATGGTATGGCCGATTCCATTAAAAAAACTTTAGCCAATGAAGGATATCGAGTTCGCGAATATGCCACTATTGGCGAGCTGATTCCTGGAATGGCTTACTTAGTCAGGCGACTTCTAGAAAATACGTCGAACGAATCATTTTTGCGCTCTAAGTTTTCTGAAAACATTCCCACAGAAAAGCTTATGCAAAACCCGGGGCTAGGTCTTGAGCCTTCAAGTAACCAACCAAAAACTCTAAGCCGCGCTTTTCACAATAATCCATTTACTGATTTTGCGATTCACAGTGAGCGGCAAAAGATGGAAACGGCGTTGAGGGATGTGCAATCCACCATGGGTCAAACCCACCCCCTTGTTATTGATCACAAAAATATCAATACCGAGAGAACCATTGATCGCTATAATCCTTCTCATCCCGATCAATTGGTGGGACGAATTTGTCTGGCCTCTAATGAACACGCCGACCTCTCTGTAACGTCAGCGCGAACAGCCTTTACCGCATGGAAAAAGGCGTCGGTGAATACACGCACGCAGGTGCTAAAAAACCTGGCTGATATTTTAGAGCGAGATCGCTACACTTTAGCGGCCACTCAAGTGATTGAGTGCGGAAAACCATGGTCAGAGGCTGATGGTGACATTGCTGAAGCCATTGATTTTTGCCGCTACTACGCAGCAGAAATGCTTCGAATCGCTAAAGGCGACCGTACGGGCTCAGTGCCCGGTGAGAGCAACTGGCTTCACTATCAACCCATTGGCGTGACTCTAGTTATTGCGCCATGGAATTTCCCTCTGGCGATTTTAACCGGAATGGTCACAGCGGCGGTGGTTACAGGCAATACCGTGATCATGAAGCCGGCGGAACAAAGCTCTGTGACGGCATCGCTGCTGATGAGTGCTTTAAAAGAAGCCGGCTGTCCTGCCGGCGTCGTTAATTATTTGCCAGGTATTGGCGAAGAGGTGGGTGAATACCTCACTGGGCACAAAGATGTGGATCTCATCGCTTTTACCGGCAGTAAGGCCGTAGGACTGCACATTGTGAATAAGGCCGGACAGATTGTTTTAGGCCAGCGACACGTCAAAAGATGCATTATTGAAATGGGCGGAAAAAATGCCATCATCCTAGATAGTGATGCTGACCTCGACGAAGCCATACACGGTGTGGTCTATTCGGCCTTTGGTTTTCAGGGTCAAAAGTGTTCTGCCTGCAGTCGTGTGATTGTACTTGAAAGCATTTATGATCGGTTTGTTGAACGGCTGGTCGAGGCGGTGAAAAGTATTCGCGTGCTACCAGCTGATAATCCCGCAGCCTTTATGGGACCGGTGATCGACGAAGAAGCCCAACGAAAGATTTTAGGCATTATTGAGGAGAGCAAAGCCACGGCGACCCTTGCCTATCAAGGTGACGTACCGAAAGAAGGGTTTTTTGTACCTCCCACGGTGTTTACGGACGTGGATCCCCATTCGTCCTTGGCACAAGAAGAAATCTTTGGCCCTGTGCTTGCCGTGATCAAGGTGAAAGACTTAGAGACTGCCCTGCAAGTGGCTAATGATGTTGAATACGGCCTCACCGGTGGTGTGTATTCTAGAAGTCCTGCAAACATTGAGCTGGTAAAAGAGGAGTTCAATGTGGGCAACCTCTACATCAACAGAGGCATTACGGGAGCTCTCGTGCAACGACACCCCTTCGGAGGGTTTAAAATGTCTGGCCTTGGCAGCAAAACGGGGTCTCCCGACTATTTGTTGCATTTCATGCATCCCAGAAATATTTGCGAAAACACCATGCGCCGAGGCTTCGCCCCCGACGCGTAA
- a CDS encoding matrixin family metalloprotease yields MKRLLMLVLLLNSILLIQACGRPVPEEDPCHFVVNQKGQRVSWGGQTIRMFVHDSVPAIYRDAIREAADVWNDKLGERVLEVSIGATGPVAPTRDGYSTINYLDTWEENKSNEQARTTVYWTGSQVYEADIRINNKNFDFYVGDEEPDFSKVHMKSLMVHEFGHVLGLGHIEEKSSVMYPTLLNGLVRTDLSFVDLSSVRCEYN; encoded by the coding sequence ATGAAACGACTGCTCATGCTCGTATTGTTATTGAATAGTATCCTGTTGATCCAGGCCTGCGGTCGTCCTGTGCCCGAAGAAGACCCATGTCACTTTGTGGTGAACCAAAAGGGGCAGCGTGTATCTTGGGGCGGGCAGACTATTCGAATGTTCGTGCATGACTCTGTACCTGCCATATATAGAGACGCCATTAGAGAGGCTGCTGACGTTTGGAACGACAAACTCGGTGAGCGCGTTCTTGAAGTGAGTATTGGAGCCACCGGCCCGGTGGCCCCCACCCGCGATGGATACTCCACCATTAACTATTTAGATACCTGGGAAGAGAATAAATCCAACGAACAGGCTCGAACCACAGTTTATTGGACGGGGTCTCAGGTTTACGAAGCGGATATTCGAATTAATAACAAAAATTTTGATTTCTACGTGGGCGATGAGGAACCGGATTTTTCTAAAGTTCATATGAAAAGCTTAATGGTACACGAGTTTGGTCATGTGCTGGGGCTTGGTCATATCGAAGAAAAATCAAGCGTCATGTATCCCACTTTGCTCAATGGCCTTGTGCGAACAGACTTGAGCTTTGTGGATTTAAGCTCGGTTCGCTGTGAGTACAATTGA
- a CDS encoding Hsp20 family protein — protein MANEVSKFRISQDDQIKQINDRYRQRKKDLIETSEDKLKQLREKYNSEEQNLRRHGEATVNHIRKSNDERIDNIKATYSDEIQQKRQVNNQQLLNLQNQAKAQKTEMQKELGRIEQQFDDQINQTKIHKNQVLDQEYKTTQDLQKQQEVRRKVIGEESNKQLQDLRENTKKAETEIREQHRDELRKKGEEHRKMVQHAQKAQINEFNHTRDTHRQRLDQLKNDNTETYNEERDRHNDSLHSMKDEKKHQYDLEYSEADKKIADLKKQNQRQLATERTKGSAQIGKVRTEYDAEVARVHKDGDRELSYQKQTYDQRTQQQKASYQDKLEQMHKQHEHEIANATEGHQKRMEENQRVQRKDLAKQKSEFEKSFHQNQSLNREAIENQRERLIDSLQKEKQEVMESYGKYSDKNHDPFYRLQNPKTEFADRASHYEIRAWVPEHEAHNVDIRVKKDHVVVSGSRGFNDTVKKDGHRFITNNFQSFREEIPLDQPVAEKLIQRTYEDGVLTVKIPKIGSV, from the coding sequence ATGGCCAACGAAGTTTCAAAATTTCGAATCAGCCAAGATGATCAAATAAAGCAGATCAACGATCGCTATCGCCAACGAAAAAAAGATCTCATAGAAACTAGTGAAGACAAGTTGAAACAGCTTCGCGAAAAATACAATTCTGAAGAGCAAAACCTCCGCCGTCATGGTGAAGCCACCGTTAATCACATTAGAAAATCCAACGATGAGCGAATTGACAACATCAAAGCCACCTACAGCGATGAGATTCAACAAAAGCGCCAGGTAAACAACCAGCAGCTTCTGAACCTACAAAACCAAGCCAAGGCCCAAAAGACTGAGATGCAAAAAGAATTGGGCCGAATTGAACAGCAGTTTGATGATCAAATTAATCAAACCAAAATTCACAAAAATCAAGTGCTTGATCAGGAGTATAAGACCACTCAAGACCTTCAGAAACAACAAGAAGTGAGACGAAAGGTCATTGGCGAAGAGTCTAATAAACAACTACAAGATCTTCGTGAAAACACTAAAAAGGCAGAAACAGAAATTCGGGAACAACATCGAGATGAACTTAGAAAAAAAGGTGAAGAGCATCGCAAGATGGTGCAGCATGCTCAGAAGGCACAAATTAACGAATTCAATCACACGAGGGACACTCACCGCCAACGCCTTGACCAACTCAAAAACGACAACACCGAAACCTACAACGAAGAGCGCGATCGCCACAATGACTCTCTCCACTCCATGAAAGACGAAAAAAAACACCAGTACGACCTTGAGTACTCTGAAGCCGACAAAAAGATCGCTGATTTAAAAAAACAAAACCAGCGGCAGTTGGCAACTGAGCGCACTAAAGGCAGTGCTCAAATTGGCAAGGTAAGAACGGAATACGATGCCGAAGTGGCCCGAGTGCACAAAGATGGCGACCGAGAACTCTCTTACCAAAAACAAACCTACGACCAAAGAACCCAGCAGCAAAAGGCCTCGTACCAAGACAAACTTGAGCAAATGCACAAACAGCACGAACATGAGATAGCCAATGCCACTGAGGGCCACCAAAAGAGAATGGAAGAAAATCAACGCGTTCAGCGAAAAGACCTTGCCAAGCAAAAATCTGAATTTGAAAAAAGCTTCCATCAAAATCAATCTCTTAACCGGGAAGCCATTGAAAATCAACGCGAGCGCCTCATTGATTCGCTACAAAAAGAAAAACAAGAAGTCATGGAAAGCTACGGCAAATATTCTGACAAAAATCATGACCCGTTTTATCGCCTGCAGAATCCGAAAACAGAATTCGCTGACAGAGCCTCTCACTATGAAATTCGAGCCTGGGTACCCGAACACGAAGCCCACAACGTTGATATACGAGTCAAAAAAGATCATGTGGTCGTCAGCGGCAGCCGGGGGTTTAACGACACTGTGAAAAAGGACGGGCATCGATTTATAACAAATAACTTTCAGAGTTTTCGTGAGGAGATCCCACTCGATCAGCCCGTGGCTGAAAAGCTCATTCAACGAACCTACGAAGACGGTGTGCTCACCGTAAAAATCCCTAAAATCGGTAGCGTTTAA
- a CDS encoding nucleotidyltransferase domain-containing protein: MKLQKIDVDTEGLVLQIRKELERSGIGEFAKSAYLVGSSVDGEMTAESDLDVVVVFDKISQLKLAQERTITPPNLEWPIEWILLLANSFDRDSQVGGIAYIAKNHGIKIL; this comes from the coding sequence TTGAAACTTCAAAAAATTGACGTGGACACCGAAGGTTTGGTGCTTCAAATTCGCAAAGAACTTGAACGCTCAGGCATTGGGGAGTTCGCCAAGTCTGCATACCTCGTAGGCTCGTCTGTTGATGGAGAGATGACAGCAGAATCAGACTTAGATGTGGTGGTCGTGTTTGATAAGATATCCCAATTGAAATTGGCTCAAGAGCGCACGATAACGCCGCCCAATCTTGAGTGGCCCATCGAATGGATTCTTCTTTTAGCTAACTCGTTCGACCGAGATTCTCAAGTTGGTGGAATAGCTTACATTGCAAAAAACCATGGAATAAAAATTCTATGA
- a CDS encoding peptidase yields the protein MASEKRAKKSEDMIVVDEEKDLKFSTEEELFGYFEKDVVKLEEEYFQLRSSNDLDDKDFARYEKNLVRLLEDPDEVWEDESSLPDKKVFIYLREFDSPNEDEALFHVAVAYMAGDMPSFIYLHFPTRDIRLAEHYQRGEIVYDRILENASPGALDGDALLEGEPLASGLYEAMLKVRSDHDIREEEFREFAHLREEAIEEADEIWRNNDSMGNVLVTFIKEFHEEGPGAIYYVVVTLEDTPSNSHALLFSFPTTDEGLLDRYRHGENLQADEVVQEASH from the coding sequence ATGGCGAGTGAGAAACGAGCCAAGAAGAGTGAAGATATGATTGTTGTTGATGAAGAAAAAGACCTGAAGTTCTCTACGGAAGAAGAGCTCTTTGGTTATTTCGAAAAGGACGTGGTGAAGCTGGAAGAAGAATATTTTCAGCTTCGCTCCAGCAACGATCTAGATGATAAAGACTTTGCCCGCTACGAAAAGAATCTCGTTCGCCTACTTGAAGACCCAGATGAGGTTTGGGAGGATGAGTCCTCGTTGCCAGACAAAAAGGTATTCATCTATCTTCGCGAATTTGACAGCCCTAATGAAGACGAGGCTCTTTTTCATGTGGCGGTAGCCTATATGGCGGGTGATATGCCAAGCTTCATTTATTTGCATTTTCCAACGAGAGATATTCGATTAGCCGAACATTATCAGCGCGGTGAGATTGTCTATGACCGCATTCTTGAAAATGCGTCGCCTGGGGCATTGGATGGTGACGCTCTCCTTGAGGGTGAGCCATTGGCCAGTGGCCTTTATGAGGCCATGTTGAAGGTGCGCAGTGATCACGATATTAGAGAAGAAGAATTTAGAGAGTTTGCCCATTTGCGTGAAGAAGCCATTGAGGAGGCCGATGAGATTTGGCGAAACAATGACTCAATGGGCAACGTGTTGGTGACGTTTATTAAAGAATTCCATGAAGAGGGGCCAGGCGCTATTTATTATGTGGTGGTGACTTTGGAAGACACACCTTCAAATAGTCACGCATTGTTGTTTTCTTTTCCGACCACTGATGAGGGGCTTCTTGACCGCTATCGCCATGGCGAGAATCTGCAGGCCGATGAAGTGGTGCAAGAAGCCAGTCACTAA